A window from Cryptomeria japonica chromosome 1, Sugi_1.0, whole genome shotgun sequence encodes these proteins:
- the LOC131036298 gene encoding uncharacterized protein LOC131036298, whose protein sequence is MAASALLTPTNYHSRSCIAHCLSPPHSFSSSPSSSSSCYMSYRVFWAPLKQCMLWKESLRQSKTSPSTFLPIKDSGNLNKLTSLIQSSYNPPRALSGSSEEASSIQKSALERRARFMAQSRESLVMEELERPLAEYMSLPASQYSVLDAERIERVDENTFRCYVYRIKFFAFEVCPVLLVRVEEKPNGCCIRLLSCKLEGSPVVVAQNEKFSGTIFLSELICRNYV, encoded by the exons ATGGCTGCGAGTGCCCTTCTCACGCCTACGAACTACCATTCCAGATCCTGTATTGCTCATTGCCTGTCTCCCCCGCATTCATTTTCCTCATCCCCCTCATCGTCATCCTCTTGTTATATGTCTTATAGAGTCTTTTGGGCCCCTTtgaaacagtgcatgttatggaaAGAATCACTCAGGCAAAGTAAGACCAGCCCTTCTACTTTCTTACCTATTAAGGATTCTGGAAATTTGAACAAATTGACTAGTCTAATTCAGAGTTCTTACAATCCACCAAGAGCTTTGTCAGGATCCAGTGAGGAAGCATCAAGCATTCAGAAATCTGCTCTTGAAAGAAGAGCTCGGTTTATGGCCCAAAGTAGAGAGAGTCTTGTGATGGAAGAGCTGGAACGCCCTCTGG CTGAATATATGAGTTTACCTGCAAGTCAGTATTCTGTATTGGATGCTGAACGCATAGAACGAGTGGATGAAAACACTTTTAGATGCTATGTCTATCGCATTAAATTTTTTGCATTTGAAGTTTGCCCTGTGCTATTAGTTCGTGTGGAGGAAAAGCCAAATGGTTGCTGTATAAGGCTTTTGTCATGTAAG CTGGAAGGTTCTCCTGTTGTAGTTGCTCAAAACGAAAAATTTTCAGGTACAATTTTCCTTTCTGAACTTATCTGCAGAAATTATGTTTGA